One Synechococcus sp. MU1617 genomic region harbors:
- a CDS encoding YlqD family protein: MSDGTSLTIKRPITVRAVVTPTWKEEAERELSNGIATADQQLAQLEQEGQDVVDQVRRQSANPLDPRVQDQVAQIQQQVAAKRAELEEQKRNLLQQQAQVRELEMDQIVEQGQLESSCELKVGDNLVQKMQVAIVVKDGVVQSIEEA; this comes from the coding sequence ATGTCCGACGGCACTTCCCTGACGATCAAGCGTCCGATCACCGTCCGCGCCGTGGTGACACCCACCTGGAAAGAGGAAGCAGAGCGCGAACTCAGCAATGGCATTGCCACCGCTGACCAACAGCTGGCTCAGCTGGAACAGGAAGGCCAGGACGTGGTGGACCAGGTGCGTCGTCAGAGCGCCAATCCCCTTGATCCCAGGGTTCAGGATCAGGTGGCGCAGATCCAACAGCAGGTCGCGGCCAAGCGTGCCGAGCTGGAGGAGCAGAAGCGCAACCTGCTTCAGCAGCAGGCCCAGGTGCGTGAGCTGGAGATGGACCAGATCGTTGAGCAGGGTCAGCTGGAGAGCAGCTGTGAGCTGAAGGTCGGCGACAACCTGGTGCAGAAGATGCAGGTGGCCATCGTTGTGAAGGATGGTGTTGTTCAGTCGATCGAGGAGGCCTGA